Proteins from one Cicer arietinum cultivar CDC Frontier isolate Library 1 chromosome 3, Cicar.CDCFrontier_v2.0, whole genome shotgun sequence genomic window:
- the LOC101492957 gene encoding uncharacterized protein, protein MEICTTSLILILCFLQSAQAILDPIDFLALQSIKRALHDVPGSNFFSSWDFTDDPCNFAGVYCASDKVIALNLGEPRAGSPGLTGKIDNSVGKLSSLVDFTVTPGRIYGPLPQSLSNLKNLKFLGISRNFISGEIPAGLGQLRNIRTIDLSYNQLAGSIPPSIGTLPKLNNLILRHNRLTGSVPSFASAQNLNRLDLKHNSLSGSLAPNSLPPSLQYLSLSWNQFTGPLDRVLYRLNRLNYLDLSLNRFTGSIPPQLFSFPLINLQLERNQLCGPVKPFNEVTIQTVDLSYNKLSGEISPLLASVQNLYLNNNAFTGEVPGSFVERLLAASIQILYLQHNYLTGIVINPTAEIPLSSSLCLQYNCMIPPVQMTCPSKAGYQKIRPARECNQPLN, encoded by the coding sequence ATGGAGATTTGTACGActtctttgattttaattttgtgtttCCTTCAATCCGCGCAAGCAATCTTAGATCCTATTGATTTTTTGGCATTGCAATCTATTAAGAGAGCGTTGCACGATGTTCctggttcaaatttcttttcttcTTGGGACTTCACCGATGATCCATGCAACTTCGCCGGTGTTTACTGCGCCTCCGATAAAGTCATTGCTCTCAATCTCGGAGAACCTAGAGCCGGTTCCCCTGGCCTTACCGGAAAAATTGACAACTCCGTAGGAAAACTCTCTTCTCTCGTCGACTTTACCGTTACTCCCGGTAGAATTTACGGTCCTCTTCCTCAATCCCTTTCCAATTTGAAAAACCTCAAGTTTCTCGGTATCAGTCGGAATTTCATCTCCGGCGAGATTCCGGCAGGGCTTGGTCAGCTTCGCAATATCAGAACCATCGATCTAAGCTATAATCAGCTTGCCGGATCCATTCCACCATCAATCGGAACATTGCCGAAGCTAAACAACCTAATCCTCCGTCATAACCGTCTCACCGGTTCGGTTCCCTCGTTTGCATCGGCTCAAAACTTAAACCGGCTCGATCTAAAGCACAATTCTCTCTCCGGTTCACTTGCTCCCAATTCTCTCCCTCCTTCACTCCAATACCTGTCTCTATCCTGGAATCAGTTTACCGGACCACTGGACCGGGTTTTATACCGACTAAACCGGCTCAACTACCTTGATCTAAGCTTAAACCGGTTCACCGGTTCAATCCCGCCTCAATTGTTCTCATTCCCGCTAATAAACTTACAATTAGAAAGGAACCAGTTATGCGGTCCGGTCAAACCTTTCAATGAAGTTACAATCCAAACCGTTGATCTCAGTTACAATAAGCTATCAGGTGAAATATCACCTTTACTAGCAAGTGTGCAAAACTTGTATCTAAACAATAACGCTTTTACCGGCGAAGTTCCCGGTAGCTTCGTGGAACGGTTATTGGCGGCGAGTATACAGATACTGTATTTGCAGCATAATTATCTCACTGGAATCGTAATAAATCCAACGGCGGAGATTCCTTTGAGCAGTTCTCTGTGCTTGCAGTATAATTGCATGATTCCGCCCGTTCAGATGACGTGTCCTTCCAAAGCTGGTTACCAGAAAATCAGACCTGCTCGAGAGTGCAACCAACCATTGAATTGA